In Vibrio sp. NTOU-M3, the following proteins share a genomic window:
- a CDS encoding DUF3693 domain-containing protein, translating into MEQYCKAKKFNGQGLQRVSALCGGLALWIGSPNESIAKCALFIFM; encoded by the coding sequence GTGGAACAGTATTGCAAAGCAAAAAAGTTTAACGGGCAAGGCTTACAAAGAGTTTCAGCGCTTTGTGGAGGTTTGGCTTTGTGGATTGGCAGCCCTAATGAATCTATAGCTAAATGCGCATTATTCATTTTTATGTGA